The following proteins are co-located in the Enoplosus armatus isolate fEnoArm2 chromosome 10, fEnoArm2.hap1, whole genome shotgun sequence genome:
- the LOC139291699 gene encoding uncharacterized protein DDB_G0286299-like, which produces MSLNASKHELLQLIHRHLKEHGFHSAADELQRHSPQGETNISASLLDIYSSWLNDSKKKRQANPAKNSNFKEQGRTPAKATTEQTPSTSNQTQAEDDSSSDSEELSQSLLPQTPSASSKKSFPKTPVKPVAAASPKKKKPVSAVTQISKQTPIKQQKSTPAAKVKEQQKKTETQKKKSVPAKRKKGEGKSKENVVKAKKSKTQTKAKVVAAGGDDSDSDSSLDVEKWKKLVLQMTEADVAKMDTINALDSSAPQPKKTRVRKPRTKPPASTDTLVKQKNEKVEKNEKVVVKAMMETPTKNDKPKRSTPKKTAPLTSSATLNKGQNMDAVEDRAATSTLSPPKQTPQKEKRKVVTPSEEKTDEMTLEPKKKKKKKEVTEDKVVENTNETGKDGKDKDSKEEKKKKTEEEIEKNKNGNVYSEEIAEPVVQEKKAKKKKKEKADSEEISEQTLEEKKVKKKNKTIDNEVNSEQVGEKVKNNTKQIFEEKKAKKEKTASSGENTEHIVEYKDNTEQIAVEKKAKKKKKTADGAEKNIEDKENSEQISEEKANKKEEAANSEETSEQMVKKKKAKKMKKENPNEENSEQIVEVKKKKKKDKADHEEEMKVVEENITTTKRSESSDGAEKPEQMTEVKKKKKRDSLKNESVDSEPLPPPNPETPNPPTEKKKKKSKLKSAEVPETPAVSVQDAVATQTLQTPPSDTHKKKKKSSKSSKS; this is translated from the exons ATGTCTTTGAACGCATCAAAGCACGAGCTGCTCCAGCTCATCCACCGCCATTTGAAGGAGCATGGTTTCCACTCAGCTGCAGATGAGCTACAGAGGCACAGCCCacag GGGGAGACAAACATATCTGCGTCATTACTGGACATCTACAGTTCATGGTTAAA TGACtctaaaaagaaaaggcaggCAAACCCGGCCAAGAACTCCAATTTTAAAGAACAAGGAAGGACTCCAGCTAAGG CTACAACAGAACAAACTCCGTCCACCTCCAATCAGACTCAAGCTGAGGAcgacagcagctcagacagtGAGGAGCTGAGTCAGAGTCTACTGCCACAG actccctctgcttccagtaaAAAGTCATTTCCCAAGACCCCAGTTAAACCAGTGGCAGCAGcatctccaaaaaaaaagaaaccagtgAGCGCAGTCACACAGATATCAAAACAGACaccaataaaacaacagaaatcaaCACCAGCAGCCAAGGTGAaggaacaacagaaaaaaacagagacacaaaaaaagaag TCTGTGCCAGCGAAAAGGAAAAAAGGTGAAGGTAAATCTAAAGAAAATGTTGTCAAGGCGAAGAAATCAAAGACTCAAACAAAAGCTAAGGTTgtggctgctggaggagatgaTTCAGACTCTGACAGCAGTCTGGATGTCGAGAAATGGAAGAAACTGGTCCTGCAGATGacag AGGCTGACGTAGCCAAGATGGACACCATCAATGCTCTGGACTCCTCTGCACCACAACCCAAAAAAACGAGAGTGAGGAAACCCCGGACTAAGCCTCCCGCAAGCACGGACACTCTCGTTAAACAGAAAAACGAGAAGgttgaaaagaatgaaaaggtGGTGGTGAAAGCCATGATGGAAACACCAACAAAGAATGATAAACCCAAGAGGAGCACGCCTAAAAAGACTGCACCTTTGACCTCCTCTGCCACCCTGAACAAAGGGCAAAACATGGACGCTGTGGAGGACAGAGCGGCTACATCCACTCTCTCCCCGCCAAAACAGAcaccacagaaagagaaaaggaaagttgTGACTCCCAGTGAAGAAAAAACTGACGAGATGACACTTGagcccaagaagaagaagaagaaaaaggaggtgACTGAAGATAAGGTGGTAGAGAATACAAATGAGACTGGTAAGGatggaaaagacaaagacagtaaagaggaaaagaaaaagaagactgaagaagaaatagagaagaataaaaatggGAATGTTTATAGTGAAGAAATTGCAGAGCCTGTAGTGCAAGAAAAGaaagccaagaagaagaaaaaggagaaagctgATAGTGAGGAAATTTCAGAGCAGAcactggaagaaaagaaagtaaagaagaagaacaaaacaatTGATAATGAGGTAAATTCAGAGCAGGTaggtgaaaaagtaaaaaataatacCAAGCAGAtatttgaagaaaagaaagcaaagaaggaaaaaacagCCAGTAGTGGGGAAAATACAGAGCACATAGTTGAATACAAAGACAATACAGAGCAGATAGCTgtggaaaagaaagcaaagaagaagaaaaagacagctGATGGTGCTGAGAAAAATATTGAAGATAAAGAAAATTCAGAGCAGATATctgaagaaaaagcaaataagaaAGAGGAGGCCGCTAATAGTGAGGAAACATCTGAGcagatggttaaaaaaaagaaagcaaagaagatGAAAAAGGAGAATCCCAATGAAGAAAATTCAGAGCAGATAGTtgaagtaaagaaaaagaaaaaaaaggacaaagctGATCatgaagaggagatgaaggtaGTTGAAGAAAACATAACTACGACAAAGAGATCAGAGAGCAGTGACGGAGCGGAAAAGCCAGAGCAGATGactgaagtgaagaagaaaaagaaaagggactCATTGAAAAATGAGTCAGTTGACTCAGAGCCACTACCCCCACCCAACCCTGAGACACCAAACCCTccaacagagaagaagaaaa AGAAGAGCAAGTTGAAATCAGCTGAGGTCCCAGAAACTCCTGCAGTTTCTGTCCAAGACGCCGTAGCAACACAAACCCTCCAAACACCCCCAAGTGACACCCACAAAAAG aaaaagaaatcctcCAAGAGCTCCAAGTCATGA
- the LOC139291356 gene encoding voltage-gated monoatomic cation channel TMEM109 isoform X2, producing MTFCASGSGRGGCAMTRFFLTARVLVLVLAAGWAGAEAEQAKPTGESPQAVTLFTLISGTCQEVQRYAESVVGSGVIRSAAEFLEMVIRFLAEGAASGLNVIAVYVTEILRVTGFDVALTLPRFTPEGVTAIAQWGLVALIGYWVLTITLRLLIGVVRRVFWVVKTVLALWLFGLIVTDKNATADTMAVRLAGLVLGCVLLTLLTSGSEKTFAVDHRLSSLEGRLKAVEKRKGE from the exons ATGACTTTTTGTGCGTCTGGCTCCGGGCGCGGTGGATGTGCCATGACTCGGTTTTTCCTCACCGCCCGTGTGCTGGTGCTCGTGTTGGCGGCGGGCTGGGCTGGAGCTGAAGCCGAGCAGGCCAAGCCGACCGGGGAGAGCCCACAGGCGGTCACCCTCTTTACTCTGATCAGCGGAACCTGCCAGGAAGTCCAGCGATACGCGGAGTCGGTGGTGGGAAGCGGCGTGATCCGGTCAGCTGCTGAG TTTTTGGAGATGGTGATCCGATTCCTGGCTGAAGGGGCTGCCAGCGGCCTGAACGTCATTGCTGTTTACGTCACAGAGATCCTCAGGGTCACAGGATTCGATG TTGCACTGACGTTGCCCCGCTTCACTCCAGAGGGCGTGACCGCCATCGCCCAGTGGGGTCTGGTGGCCCTCATTGGCTACTGGGTGCTGACCATCACTCTCCGTCTGTTGATTGGCGTGGTGAGGCGGGTGTTCTGGGTGGTGAAAACCGTCTTGGCGCTCTGGCTTTTCGGACTGATCGTGACTGACAAGAATGCCACTGCAGACACCATGGCGGTTCGACTGGCCGGTCTGGTGTTGGGATGCGTCCTGTTGACTCTGCTCACTTCTGGATCTGAGAAGACTTTTGCAGTGGATCACCGGCTGAGCAGCCTGGAGGGCCGGCTGAAGGCCGtagagaagaggaaaggggaATAG
- the aldob gene encoding fructose-bisphosphate aldolase B, whose product MTHQFPSLSPEQKKELSGIAQRIVAPGKGILAADESTGTMGKRLQKINVENTEENRRYFRDILFSTPPSISDSIGGVIFFHETLYQKSDNGKLFPQVVKDKGIVVGIKVDKGTAGLNGTDGETTTQGLDGLSERCAQYKKDGCDFAKWRCVLKISDGCPSALAIAENANVLARYASICQQNGLVPIVEPEILPDGDHDLLRCQYVTEKVLAAVYKALSDHHVYLEGTLLKPNMVTAGHSCTKKYTPQEVGMATVTALRRTVPAAVPGICFLSGGQSEEEASLNLNAINQVPLHRPWKLTFSYGRALQASALATWQGKAANKAATQETFCNRAKINGLASKGEYKPTGSADQASMQSLYTASYVY is encoded by the exons ATGACTCATCAGTTCCCATCCCTGTCTCCGGAGCAGAAGAAGGAGCTCTCTGGCATTGCTCAGAGGATCGTGGCTCCAGGAAAGGGAATTCTAGCTGCAGACGAATCAACAG GGACCATGGGAAAGCGTCTCCAGAAAATCAACGTGGAGAATACTGAGGAGAACCGACGCTACTTCCGCGACATCCTcttctccacccccccctccatctccgACAGCATTGGTGGGGTCATCTTCTTCCACGAGACGCTCTACCAGAAATCGGACAACGGCAAGCTCTTCCCCCAAGTCGTCAAGGATAAGGGCATTGTCGTCGGCATCAAG GTGGACAAAGGCACAGCTGGTCTGAATGGAACAGATGGAGAGACTACCACACAAG GTCTCGATGGCCTCTCGGAGCGCTGTGCCCAGTATAAGAAGGACGGTTGTGACTTTGCCAAGTGGAGGTGTGTGCTCAAGATCTCAGATGGCTGCCCATCAGCTCTTGCCATTGCAGAGAACGCCAATGTCCTTGCCAGATATGCCAGCATCTgccagcag AACGGCCTGGTGCCTATTGTGGAGCCAGAGATCCTGCCTGACGGAGATCACGACCTGCTGCGCTGCCAGTATGTCACAGAAAAG GTTCTGGCTGCTGTGTACAAGGCTCTGTCTGATCACCACGTGTACCTGGAGGGCACCCTGCTGAAGCCCAACATGGTCACTGCTGGACACTCCTGCACTAAGAAGTACACCCCTCAGGAGGTTGGCATGGCTACAGTGACCGCTCTGAGGCGCACCGTCCCCGCTGCTGTGCCCG GCATCTGCTTCCTGTCTGGAGGccagagtgaggaggaggccTCCCTCAACCTGAACGCCATCAACCAGGTGCCCCTCCATCGCCCCTGGAAGCTGACCTTCTCTTACGGCCGTGCACTCCAGGCCTCTGCTCTTGCAACCTGGCAGGGCAAAGCTGCCAACAAGGCTGCCACACAGGAAACTTTCTGCAACAGGGCCAAG ATCAATGGCCTGGCTTCTAAAGGAGAGTACAAGCCCACCGGCTCAGCTGATCAGGCCTCCATGCAGTCTCTGTACACTGCCAGCTACGTCTATTAA
- the LOC139291356 gene encoding voltage-gated monoatomic cation channel TMEM109 isoform X1, giving the protein MTFCASGSGRGGCAMTRFFLTARVLVLVLAAGWAGAEAEQAKPTGESPQAVTLFTLISGTCQEVQRYAESVVGSGVIRSAAESAVLFLESLLGQENIYSVAMFLEMVIRFLAEGAASGLNVIAVYVTEILRVTGFDVALTLPRFTPEGVTAIAQWGLVALIGYWVLTITLRLLIGVVRRVFWVVKTVLALWLFGLIVTDKNATADTMAVRLAGLVLGCVLLTLLTSGSEKTFAVDHRLSSLEGRLKAVEKRKGE; this is encoded by the exons ATGACTTTTTGTGCGTCTGGCTCCGGGCGCGGTGGATGTGCCATGACTCGGTTTTTCCTCACCGCCCGTGTGCTGGTGCTCGTGTTGGCGGCGGGCTGGGCTGGAGCTGAAGCCGAGCAGGCCAAGCCGACCGGGGAGAGCCCACAGGCGGTCACCCTCTTTACTCTGATCAGCGGAACCTGCCAGGAAGTCCAGCGATACGCGGAGTCGGTGGTGGGAAGCGGCGTGATCCGGTCAGCTGCTGAG AGTGCAGTGTTGTTTCTTGAGTCATTGCTTGGTCAGGAGAACATCTATTCAGTGGCCATG TTTTTGGAGATGGTGATCCGATTCCTGGCTGAAGGGGCTGCCAGCGGCCTGAACGTCATTGCTGTTTACGTCACAGAGATCCTCAGGGTCACAGGATTCGATG TTGCACTGACGTTGCCCCGCTTCACTCCAGAGGGCGTGACCGCCATCGCCCAGTGGGGTCTGGTGGCCCTCATTGGCTACTGGGTGCTGACCATCACTCTCCGTCTGTTGATTGGCGTGGTGAGGCGGGTGTTCTGGGTGGTGAAAACCGTCTTGGCGCTCTGGCTTTTCGGACTGATCGTGACTGACAAGAATGCCACTGCAGACACCATGGCGGTTCGACTGGCCGGTCTGGTGTTGGGATGCGTCCTGTTGACTCTGCTCACTTCTGGATCTGAGAAGACTTTTGCAGTGGATCACCGGCTGAGCAGCCTGGAGGGCCGGCTGAAGGCCGtagagaagaggaaaggggaATAG
- the LOC139291508 gene encoding membrane-spanning 4-domains subfamily A member 4A-like, producing the protein MEGTESTPRERTSGKDGNQEADHKVLMSSKPLHRFIQREPKSLGIVIAIFGCAELLMGFQLASEDAHSSGQIYIPFWQGALFLVCGNLSIYTEVHPSKKMVTVCLAMYVVSLLGIVVSFFYRIYSLVIYGFHVYGFLGGDWALYRMVFAIEVILFTSSLCVSVLLIFLCVIARLALGSTQTQVIVQCVPAPLSDTIST; encoded by the exons ATGGAGGGCACTGAGTCAACACCTAGAGAGAGAACATCAGGGAAGGATGGGAATCAGGAGGCAGACCACAAGGTGCTGATGTCCAGCAAGCCTCTTCATCGCTTCATCCAGAGAGAGCCCAAAAGTCTTGGG aTTGTCATTGCGATCTTTGGCTGTGCAGAGCTCCTGATGGGATTTCAGCTGGCCAGTGAAGATGCCCACTCTTCTGGTCAAATCTACATTCCCTTCTGGCAGGGAGCTCTG ttCCTTGTCTGTGGAAACCTGTCTATCTACACTGAGGTACATCCATCCAAGAAGATG GTGACGGTGTGTTTGGCCATGTATGTGGTTTCCCTCTTGGGAATCGTGGTGTCTTTTTTCTACAGGATTTACAGCCTTGTCATTTATGGCTTCCATGTGTACGGATTTTTGGGGGGGGACTGGGCATTATACAGAATG GTTTTTGCCATTGAAGTCATATtgttcacttcctctctgtgtgtgtccgtgctTCTCATCTTCTTGTGTGTCATCGCACGTTTAGCTCTGGGATCCACACAAACTCAG GTTATTGTCCAGTGCGTCCCAGCACCACTGAGCGACACAATATCAACCTAA
- the rnf20 gene encoding E3 ubiquitin-protein ligase BRE1A, protein MSGQKRPSDPSGPSSSGAPPEKRREREGEDGGPGVGAAAGGSTAVETVIKLGGVSNSEEQDIKALQAKNRKLGEALDQRQVIEDELRERIERLETRQATDDASLLILNRYWNQFDEHVQLIIRRYDQASSEPEKSLAGEGRSLKPETPEPDGDSNQERAKDRGHQGEAANSFLATLASSSSEEMEAELQERVESSQKQASHVVEIYECLKRTVDQLKAELDSGTEGTLWQAASKLNSLLTSENERLQQLTEDLKLKHSHMTSESRPLGRAANKADQRVSELQVLIEELQWDMEKIRRRENRLNAHLSEILERVNSKGYKVCGEASSVCGTITINKRKFEEMNSEMEESRELADNRLIELQKLQQDLQTVHQENNNMEAELLSRADGMVKDTSEYRCLQSQFSVLYNESLILKAQLDETRARLNTTRTARLRQLEHMENDEVALQRKVRTEVFQLEDTLAQVRKEYEMLRIEFEQTLAANEQAGPINREMRHLISTLQNHNQQMKGEVVKYKIRLRETQTELNQVRASKGNAILQSQSSTEMDVKDETTSPLTPAISGEPVVKTEPDNGSSTPSSTGASVKTEPGVEPEATVKEEEKEEKKEKDIIKKEEKDREREKEKEKERERPTRSGGSSSVIKEEKEKPGSSSQPEESAGERLSMVGGSKRKEMEQLKIVRAELKKAQESQREMKLLLDMYRSAPKEQRDKVQLMAAEKKSKSEGEELRQRLRELEERERREGKKMADEEALRKIRSVEEQIDILNKKLSIAKQEEDALLSEMDVTGQAFEDMQEQNIRLMQQLREKDDANFKLMSERIKSNQIHKLLKEEKEELADQLLTLKTQVDAQLQVVRKLEEKERLLQGTISTAERELALRTQALDMNKRKAQDSASLSEEVRTQLEQVQQRLNLVREEVVENSISREKESFNARRAQEDISKLRRKIEKAKKPAEKISNGDDILNEEINDYKARLTCPCCNSRVKDAVLTKCFHVFCFECVKTRYDTRQRKCPKCNAAFGANDFHRIYIG, encoded by the exons ATGTCGGGACAGAAGCGTCCCTCTGACCCCAGCGGCCCCTCGTCCTCCGGTGCGCCCCCAGAGAAgcggagggagagggaaggagaggacgGAGGTCCCGGTGTCGGCGCCGCTGCCGGGGGGAGCACCGCGGTGGAGACAGTCATCAAACTGGGAGGAGTGTCCAACTCA GAAGAACAAGACATCAAAGCTCTCCAGGCTAAGAACCGAAAGTTGGGAGAAGCTCTTGATCAAAGACAG GTGATTGAAGATGAGTTGCGGGAGCGAATTGAGAGACTGGAGACCCGCCAGGCCACGGATGATGCCAGTCTACTGATCCTCAATAGATACTGGAACCAG ttTGATGAACATGTTCAGCTGATCATCAGGCGCTATGACCAAGCAAGCAGCGAACCTGAGAAATCTCTGGCAGGTGAGGGACGGAGCCTCAAGCCGGAAACTCCAGAGCCTGATGGAGACTCCAACCAGGAGAGGGCCAAGGACAGAG GCCACCAGGGAGAGGCGGCCAACTCCTTCCTGGCCACGCTggcgagcagcagcagtgaggagatggaggcTGAGCTTCAGGAGAGGGTGGAGTCCAGCCAGAAGCAGGCCAGTCACGTAGTGGAGATCTATGAGTGTCTGAAGAGGACTGTGGACcagctgaaggcagagctggACTCTGGAACTG AGGGAACTCTATGGCAGGCAGCTTCCAAACTGAACTCTCTCCTGACCAGTGAAAACGAGCGGCTACAACAGCTGACTGAGGACCTCAAGCTGAAGCACAGTCACATGACGAGCGAG TCCCGGCCTCTGGGTCGTGCAGCTAACAAAGCAGACCAGCGTGTCAGCGAGCTGCAGGTTCTGATTGAGGAGCTGCAGTGGGACATGGAGAAGATTCGCCGCCGAGAGAACAGGCTAAACGCACACCTGAGCGAGATACTGGAGAGG GTGAACAGCAAAGGCTATAAGGTGTGTGGGGAGGCCAGCAGTGTTTGTGGGACCATTACCATTAACAAGAGAAAG TTTGAAGAAATGAACAgtgagatggaggagagcagggagctGGCAGACAACCGCCTCATTGAGCTGCAGAAGCTCCAGCAGGACCTGCAGACTGTGCACCAGGAGAACAATAACATGGAG GCGGAGCTGCTGAGTCGAGCAGACGGCATGGTGAAAGATACTTCTGAGTATCGCTGTCTGCAGTCGCAGTTTTCTGTGCTCTACAACGAGTCTCTGATCCTCAAGGCTCAGTTAGATGAGACACGCGCTCGTCTCAACACTACCAGGACGGCAAGGCTTCGACAGCTGGAGCACATGGAG AATGATGAGGTGGCTCTGCAGAGGAAGGTTCGTACAGAGGTGTTTCAGCTGGAGGACACGCTGGCTCAGGTCAGGAAGGAGTATGAGATGTTGCGCATCGAATTTGAACAGACTCTTGCTGCCAATGAGCAAGCAG gTCCCATTAACAGGGAGATGCGTCACCTGATTAGCACACTGCAAAACCACAACCAGCAGATGAAGGGAGAGGTGGTGAAATACAAGATCAGACTGCGAGAGACCCAAACTGAGCTCAACCAG GTCCGCGCTTCAAAGGGCAACGCCATCCTCCAATCCCAGTCCAGCACCGAGATGGATGTGAAGGATGAGACAACCTCACCTTTGACCCCAGCCATCTCTGGGGAACCTGTGGTCAAGACAGAGCCAGACAACGGCTCCTCCACACCCAGCAGCACTG GAGCCTCTGTGAAAACGGAGCCTGGAGTAGAACCTGAGGCAACagtaaaagaggaggagaaggaggaaaagaaagagaaggacattataaagaaagaggagaaagaccGAGAgcgggagaaagagaaggaaaaggagcgAGAGAGGCCGACCCGCAGCGGTGGGAGCAGCAGTGTGataaaggaagagaaggagaagccAGGGAGCAGCAGCCAACCTGAGGAGTCGGCCGGGGAGCGCCTGTCTATGGTCGGAGGGtcaaagaggaaggagatggagCAGCTGAAGATCGTCCGAGCAGAACTCAA GAAAGCCCAGGAGTCCCAGAGGGagatgaagctgctgctggacatgTACCGCTCAGCACCAAAGGAGCAGAGGGACAAAGTCCAGCTCATGGCTGCAGAGAAGAAGTCCAAGTCAGAG GGAGAGGAGCTGCGGCAGAGGctgagggagctggaggagagagagaggagggagggcaagAAAATGGCCGATGAAGAGGCTCTGAGGAAGATCCGCTCTGTGGAGGAGCAGATTGATATCCTCAACAAGAAGCTCTCAATAGCAAAACAG gaggaggacgcGCTGCTGAGCGAGATGGACGTGACGGGCCAGGCCTTCGAGGACATGCAGGAACAGAACATCCGTCTgatgcagcagctcagagaaaaaGACGATGCCAACTTCAAGCTGATGAGCGAGCGGATCAAGTCCAACCAGATCCACAAGCTGCtcaaagaggagaaggaggagctgGCCGACCAACTGCTCACTTTAAAAACTCAG GTCGATGCCCAGCTGCAGGTGGTGAGGAAGCTAGAGGAAAAGGAGCGCCTCCTGCAGGGCACCATCAGCACTGCTGAGAGAGAGCTGGCACTTCGAACACAAGCTCTGGACATGAACAAACGCAAG GCTCAGGACTCGGCGTCGCTGTCGGAGGAGGTGCGAACTCAGTTGGAGCAGGTCCAGCAGAGGCTCAACCTTGTCAGAGAAGAAGTCGTAGAGAACAGCATCTCCAGGGAGAAAGAGTCCTTTAACGCCCGACGAGCAcag GAGGACATCTCCAAACTCAGGAGAAAGATTGAGAAGGCCAAGAAACCAGCTGAGAAAATCAGCAATGGAGATGACATCCTAAATGAAGAGATTAATGACTATAAG gcACGTTTAACATGTCCGTGCTGCAACTCTCGGGTGAAGGATGCGGTACTGACAAAGTGCTTCCACGTCTTCTGCTTCGAGTGCGTTAAGACGCGGTACGACACACGCCAGAGGAAGTGCCCCAAGTGCAACGCCGCCTTCGGAGCAAACGACTTCCACCGCATCTACATCGGATAA
- the tmco6 gene encoding transmembrane and coiled-coil domain-containing protein 6, producing MWRLNKVRHKAGRQGDSLEELKLKKREHEKALRQARRDRQLVSKRHLLNEDEDQQEVTMDTNSGEQDVVSLFHKLQHSGPERDAHLKALTTALRDPSAQLTFIKQENSMHLLVGLLTGSNATCRLQAGRCLHELSHSPHTNVAPACLPATPYLLTYLSGQSTKFTELCLYTLGNLCPDSDVKEKLLAQGIIPALTNCIENQRHNLAVVEAVGFTLSQLLQAKDAAEKTVPMVLASSLPSHLLSFLTPDPKFVLAPAIECAWCLHYLACSIEDNRVLLAHGALLQCSSLLVSLGGAVAEGNKEEGMELLICPLLRCVGNLLSSCPVEDLSTQVGDVRIMAALCAFLQSYLRTQPGLARESAWVLNNLTAYSSAFCSALLTLNLVPGLIQLLLFSQGINTMILRVLANIAHKKKEFCVQLAHLGLLSALCATLKMADQEMVTLSMDVLFMLIVSDPQVAEEFVRQGGLSLLEAIQYNSEGKIRRRATHLLEHHLLSYSSLCLVDNTPCS from the exons ATGTGGAGGTTAAACAAAGTTCGCCACAAAGCTGGTCGACAAGGCGACAGCTTGGAGGAGCTCAAGTTAAAGAAGCGAGAGCACGAGAaag CACTGAGACAAGCccgcagagacagacagcttgTGAGCAAGAGACACCTGCTGAATGAAGATGAGGACCAGCAAGAGGTCACAATGGACACTAACTCGGGAGAACAG GACGTGGTCAGTTTGTTCCACAAACTTCAACACAGCGGGCCGGAGAGGGATGCCCACCTGAAAGCCTTGACTACGGCTCTGCGTGACCCATCAGCACAGCTCACCTTCATCAA GCAGGAGAATAGTATGCATCTTCTGGTTGGTCTCCTCACTGGCTCTAATGCTACGTGTCGTCTGCAGGCTGGTCGGTGTCTTCATGAGCTGTCTCACTCTCCCCACACCAACGTGGCgccagcctgtctgcctgccacCCCCTACCTACTCACCTACCTGTCTGGCCAGAGCACCAAGTTCACT GAGCTGTGTCTCTACACATTAGGTAATTTATGCCCAGACAGTGATGTAAAAGAGAAACTCCTGGCCCAGGGAATCATACCAGCTCTGACCAACTGTATAGAG aACCAGAGACATAACCTTGCGGTGGTGGAAGCTGTGGGATTCACCCTCTCTCAGCTTCTCCAGGCCAAAgatgcagcagagaaaacagtccC gatgGTGTTGGCCTCCAGTTTACCTTCACACTTGTTATCATTCCTGACTCCTGACCCAAAGTTTGTCCTGGCACCAGCCATTGAGTGTGCGTGGTGTCTGCACTACCTCGCATGCAG CATCGAGGATAACAGAGTGCTGTTAGCTCATGGGGCCCTGTTGCAGTGCAGTTCCCTTTTAGTGTCACTAGGTGGCGCTGTGGCTGAAGGAAACAAAGAAGAGGGAATGGAGCTG CTCATCTGTCCTCTGCTGAGATGCGTCGGAAACCTTTTGTCCTCCTGCCCAGTGGAAGACCTGAGCACTCAGGTGGGTGACGTTCGCATCATGGCTgctctgtgtgcatttcttcAGTCCTACCTGCGGACTCAGCCAGGCTTGGCCAGAGAGAGTGCCTGGGTCCTCAACAACCTCACAG CTTACTCCAGtgctttctgctctgctctgctgactcTCAACTTGGTCCCTGGACTGATCCagctcctccttttctctcaagGCATCAATACCATG ATCCTGAGGGTTCTAGCAAATATTGCCCACAAGAAAAAGGAGTTCTGCGTCCAGCTGGCCCATCTTGGATTGCTGTCTGCACTCTGTGCCACACTTAAAATGGCCGACCAAGAGATGGTGACACTGAGTATGGATGTCCTGTTCATGCTGATAGTTAGTGATCCACAG GTGGCAGAGGAGTTTGTGAGGCAAGGTGGGCTTTCACTGTTAGAAGCCATTCAGTACAACAGTGAAGGAAAGATTAGACGAAGAGCAACACATCTCCTAGAGCACCACCTACTGTCCTACTCATCCTTGTGCTTG gTGGACAACACCCCTTGTTCCTGA